The following are encoded in a window of Telmatobacter sp. DSM 110680 genomic DNA:
- a CDS encoding CvpA family protein, with product MTLVDWIIVAVLVLAVLAGFARGFFRSAFSLAGLVVGLSLAAWNYWRLAPVLKPLVRSIEAADAIAFIIIAVLVMVVAAIAGSLLAKLFEKVGLGCLDRLAGGLFGFVQGLFFVLVGILVTVAFFPQTVWLTEAKLPRYFFGALHVSIRVTPSRLSDRVRKELQTLESESQKLIHEEKSK from the coding sequence ATGACGCTCGTCGATTGGATTATTGTGGCGGTGCTTGTACTGGCCGTGCTGGCGGGATTTGCGCGCGGATTCTTTCGTTCCGCATTTTCGCTGGCTGGATTGGTTGTGGGGCTTTCACTGGCTGCATGGAACTACTGGCGCCTTGCACCGGTACTGAAGCCGTTGGTGCGATCGATTGAAGCTGCCGATGCGATAGCATTCATCATCATCGCGGTATTGGTGATGGTGGTGGCGGCCATCGCCGGATCACTCCTGGCGAAGCTCTTCGAGAAGGTGGGACTGGGTTGCCTGGACAGGCTGGCGGGTGGACTTTTCGGTTTCGTCCAGGGACTATTTTTTGTTTTGGTGGGAATTCTCGTTACGGTGGCGTTCTTCCCGCAAACTGTGTGGTTGACTGAAGCGAAGTTACCAAGGTATTTCTTTGGTGCACTCCATGTGAGTATTCGCGTTACCCCGTCGCGGCTTTCAGATCGTGTGCGCAAGGAATTGCAGACGCTGGAATCGGAATCACAGAAATTGATCCATGAAGAGAAGAGCAAATAA
- a CDS encoding pitrilysin family protein, which translates to MGLKRLLVLTSCVIALAAATFAQTLPPGVQKVTSIEGVTEYSFPNGLHVLLFPDNSKPKTTVNVVYHVGSRNEGYGETGMAHLLEHMTFKTSTTGHELFKELTDRAGGSFNGTTDYDQTMYFETFNASDENLRWALGLEADRMARMPMNKKDLDTEMTVVRNEMEAGENNPVEVLEERVLASAYNFHNYGKTVIGNRTDVERVPAENLEVFYKKYYQPDNADLVIAGQFDESKALAMVAETIGALPKPDRVLKQPYVSEPTQEGERSVLLRRVGNIQAIVVVYHIPAALHPDAAALEVAAQILGAPQTGRLYKELVDTKKAVSTNMSADGMHDPGVAEAFAQLKPDQSIDDAQQTLIKVVEGFAANPPTQEEVDRAKGRILKNIELALTNSQTVSIILGRSIGQGDWRGLFLNRDEVAKVKPEDVTRVAKAYLKSSNRTEGEFLPTATPDRAVIPATPDLATVFKDYKGGATIQEGETFDPTPQNIEARIVRAKLPNGIKLVMFPKKTRGGTVVARINMHFGDEKSLFGKITQAEIAGALLMRGTKNKNRQQIQDATDKLKAQISVTGGVTEANASIRTLDANLAESLRLVRELLREPSFPETEFEQVRQQRIASAEEGKTEPNNLVQLDLFRHLNSEFPRGHVHYVSTLDEQIEDDKKVTLDQVRSFYQQFYGPGDGEIVLSGQFDPEAMRKLVTELFGDWKSPSPYHRVTDSYTKVEAVNHKIETPDKQNGLFLAGIPLKMKDTDPDYAAVTIAGMVFGGSPNSRIFRRIRVKDGLSYGAGTQFQIPTEDDSAAMIGFAIAAPQNMPKVEADFNEELALALKDGFTADEVEKAKKTWLDERTVQRSEEGSIASLLISREYWGRTMQWDAKLEAAVAALTPQQVNDAFKHHVDPTALNIVKGGDFKKVGVYQ; encoded by the coding sequence ATGGGCCTTAAAAGACTGCTAGTCCTAACCTCTTGTGTAATCGCTCTTGCCGCCGCAACCTTTGCACAGACATTGCCGCCCGGCGTCCAGAAGGTTACTTCCATCGAAGGCGTCACAGAGTATTCCTTTCCGAACGGTCTTCATGTCCTCCTGTTCCCTGACAACTCCAAGCCCAAAACCACTGTGAATGTGGTCTATCACGTGGGTTCGCGGAACGAGGGATACGGCGAAACCGGCATGGCTCACCTCCTCGAGCACATGACCTTCAAGACCTCGACCACTGGCCACGAGCTATTCAAGGAACTCACCGACAGGGCAGGCGGATCATTCAACGGCACAACCGATTACGACCAGACCATGTACTTTGAGACCTTCAACGCCAGCGACGAGAATCTGCGCTGGGCCCTCGGCCTTGAAGCCGATCGCATGGCTCGCATGCCCATGAACAAAAAAGATCTCGATACAGAAATGACGGTAGTTCGCAACGAAATGGAAGCCGGTGAGAACAACCCGGTTGAGGTGCTTGAGGAACGCGTCCTCGCCTCGGCCTACAACTTCCACAACTACGGTAAAACCGTCATTGGCAACCGTACCGATGTTGAACGGGTACCGGCGGAGAACCTCGAAGTCTTCTACAAGAAGTATTACCAGCCCGACAATGCGGACCTCGTGATCGCAGGACAGTTCGATGAATCCAAGGCTCTTGCCATGGTCGCTGAGACCATCGGTGCGCTTCCTAAACCCGATCGCGTCCTCAAGCAGCCTTACGTCTCAGAGCCGACCCAGGAAGGCGAGCGCTCCGTCCTTCTCCGCCGCGTAGGAAATATTCAGGCCATCGTTGTCGTTTACCACATTCCTGCCGCTCTTCACCCCGATGCCGCAGCACTCGAAGTTGCCGCTCAAATTCTTGGCGCACCGCAGACTGGCCGTCTCTATAAGGAACTGGTCGATACCAAGAAGGCCGTCTCCACTAACATGAGCGCCGATGGCATGCACGATCCCGGTGTCGCCGAAGCCTTTGCGCAGCTCAAGCCCGATCAGTCCATCGACGATGCGCAGCAGACGCTCATCAAAGTCGTCGAGGGTTTTGCCGCAAACCCTCCCACGCAAGAGGAAGTCGATCGTGCCAAGGGCCGTATCCTCAAGAACATTGAGCTTGCCCTCACCAACTCGCAGACCGTCTCCATCATTCTTGGCAGATCCATCGGCCAGGGCGACTGGCGAGGCCTATTCCTCAATCGCGATGAAGTCGCCAAGGTGAAGCCTGAAGACGTAACCCGCGTCGCCAAGGCCTACCTCAAATCGTCTAATCGCACCGAAGGCGAATTCCTACCCACGGCCACTCCTGATCGTGCCGTGATTCCCGCCACTCCTGATCTCGCCACAGTCTTCAAAGACTACAAGGGGGGTGCAACCATCCAAGAGGGTGAGACTTTCGATCCTACCCCGCAGAACATTGAAGCCCGAATTGTACGCGCCAAGCTTCCCAACGGCATCAAGCTCGTCATGTTCCCCAAGAAGACGCGTGGTGGAACCGTCGTAGCCCGCATCAACATGCACTTTGGCGATGAAAAATCTCTCTTCGGCAAAATCACTCAAGCCGAAATCGCCGGTGCGCTCCTGATGCGCGGCACCAAGAATAAGAACCGTCAGCAGATTCAAGACGCAACCGACAAACTGAAAGCACAGATCAGCGTCACCGGCGGCGTCACCGAGGCCAATGCCAGCATCCGCACCCTCGACGCCAATCTAGCCGAGTCTTTGCGCTTGGTCCGCGAACTTCTCCGCGAACCATCATTCCCCGAGACTGAGTTCGAACAGGTTCGTCAGCAGCGCATCGCCAGCGCGGAAGAAGGGAAGACCGAGCCCAACAACCTCGTGCAGCTCGATCTTTTCCGTCATCTCAACTCTGAGTTCCCACGCGGCCATGTCCACTATGTCTCTACTCTCGATGAACAGATCGAAGACGACAAAAAAGTTACCCTCGACCAGGTACGTAGCTTCTATCAGCAGTTCTACGGTCCCGGCGATGGCGAGATAGTTCTGAGCGGTCAATTCGATCCCGAAGCAATGCGCAAACTTGTCACCGAACTCTTTGGCGACTGGAAAAGCCCTAGTCCCTACCATCGCGTGACCGATTCCTACACGAAGGTCGAAGCAGTCAACCACAAGATCGAAACACCGGACAAGCAGAATGGCCTCTTCCTGGCCGGAATACCTCTGAAGATGAAAGACACCGATCCCGACTACGCCGCTGTCACTATCGCGGGCATGGTGTTTGGTGGCTCGCCCAATTCACGCATCTTCCGGCGCATCCGTGTCAAAGACGGCCTCAGCTATGGCGCCGGTACTCAGTTTCAGATCCCGACCGAAGATGATTCTGCCGCTATGATCGGCTTCGCGATTGCCGCCCCGCAGAACATGCCCAAGGTCGAAGCCGACTTCAACGAGGAATTAGCTCTCGCACTCAAGGACGGTTTCACCGCGGATGAGGTCGAGAAGGCCAAGAAAACCTGGCTCGATGAGCGCACCGTGCAGCGCTCTGAAGAAGGCTCCATCGCCTCGCTTCTCATCAGTCGCGAATACTGGGGACGCACCATGCAGTGGGATGCGAAACTCGAAGCCGCCGTAGCCGCGCTTACTCCGCAGCAGGTCAACGACGCGTTCAAGCATCACGTCGATCCCACCGCGCTCAACATCGTAAAAGGTGGCGACTTCAAAAAGGTTGGCGTCTACCAATAG
- a CDS encoding thioredoxin domain-containing protein, whose protein sequence is MIRNSARLAVITALALLFSPVNRVFAQDQTPATPDAASAPAAPAAAPVFPAPDPADFTATSPTKDVVNAFMQANLGFDQNAMWQVQAIQKTEITGMSKVIVYVGDKSGKQQPYRFGFFTTPDQKHIIVGEKIISFGEHPFAANRAILQQRADGPYRGSASKDLELVEFADFQCPHCKAAQANMEKLVADFPKARIVFQNDPLPSIHPQSVTAAAYGACVAKLAGSSAFFQFAAAVFDGQDGLGTADGATLTLNSAATKAGLDPAKVSACASSPETKAVVDSSIALSKDLQIASVPTLVINGREVAANAPYETLKQIIEFQAKADGVTQ, encoded by the coding sequence TTGATCCGTAATTCCGCTCGACTGGCCGTTATAACCGCATTGGCCCTGCTTTTTTCTCCTGTGAATCGTGTCTTTGCGCAGGATCAGACTCCCGCTACGCCCGATGCAGCCTCGGCCCCGGCAGCCCCTGCCGCCGCACCCGTTTTTCCTGCGCCCGATCCGGCAGACTTCACCGCGACATCGCCCACCAAGGATGTAGTCAACGCATTCATGCAGGCCAACTTGGGCTTTGACCAAAACGCGATGTGGCAGGTGCAGGCCATCCAGAAAACCGAGATCACCGGGATGAGCAAGGTCATCGTCTACGTCGGCGACAAAAGCGGCAAACAGCAACCCTATCGCTTCGGCTTCTTCACCACGCCCGATCAAAAGCACATCATTGTCGGGGAGAAGATCATTTCCTTCGGCGAGCATCCCTTCGCCGCCAATCGCGCCATTCTCCAGCAACGTGCCGACGGACCTTATCGTGGTTCGGCGTCGAAGGATCTCGAACTCGTCGAGTTCGCTGACTTCCAATGCCCCCATTGCAAGGCTGCACAGGCCAACATGGAAAAGCTGGTCGCAGATTTTCCTAAAGCGCGCATCGTGTTCCAGAACGATCCGCTCCCTTCAATTCACCCTCAATCCGTAACTGCTGCCGCGTATGGAGCCTGCGTAGCCAAGCTAGCCGGCAGCTCCGCTTTCTTTCAATTCGCGGCAGCGGTTTTCGACGGTCAGGATGGCCTTGGAACCGCTGACGGCGCAACATTGACCCTCAACAGCGCTGCAACTAAAGCCGGCCTCGATCCGGCAAAAGTCTCAGCCTGCGCCTCTTCGCCAGAAACCAAGGCTGTCGTCGATTCCTCCATTGCGCTCAGTAAGGATCTGCAGATTGCATCCGTGCCAACCCTGGTGATCAACGGCCGCGAAGTGGCCGCCAATGCACCCTACGAAACCCTTAAGCAGATCATCGAGTTTCAAGCAAAAGCGGACGGCGTCACGCAATAG
- a CDS encoding helix-turn-helix domain-containing protein: MRRDLDSLVTQMHSTGIRYEDAVKEFKRQYLREVLAANKGNQCKAAEELGIHRNTLSRTMAELGISLAEIRAGLKRPPRSERPIFGAARQGIRQG, translated from the coding sequence GTGAGACGAGACCTGGACAGCCTGGTAACACAGATGCATTCCACCGGCATTCGTTATGAGGATGCCGTGAAAGAGTTTAAAAGACAGTATCTGCGCGAAGTGCTGGCGGCCAACAAGGGAAACCAGTGCAAGGCAGCAGAGGAACTGGGTATCCACAGGAATACACTCAGCCGCACGATGGCGGAACTGGGCATCAGCCTGGCGGAAATTCGCGCTGGGCTCAAGCGTCCACCACGCAGCGAACGTCCTATATTTGGAGCCGCACGCCAGGGCATACGCCAGGGCTGA
- a CDS encoding HAD family hydrolase codes for MQTTQQNNEARTAIEDGFAWDAQDAYLFDIDGTLLRSRDRVHFDSFATTLREVMGFEVSLEGVPLAGNTDTSILREACDRAGIPADVLEPQVAAILEGMCHNVSGRRNEMHPVLMPGVEKTLKYLADRGATLGVATGNLEMIGWIKVERAGIREWFRFGGFSDHFPVRSELIGNAAAKARELAGTHASVCVVGDTPRDIEAAHANGLPVIAVATGHFTFDELLEHKPEVCATTLADLLAMTQGAA; via the coding sequence ATGCAGACAACTCAGCAGAACAACGAAGCGCGAACAGCCATCGAAGACGGGTTTGCCTGGGATGCGCAGGACGCGTACTTGTTCGATATTGACGGCACGCTCTTGCGAAGCCGCGATCGCGTGCACTTTGACAGCTTTGCTACAACCTTGAGAGAAGTGATGGGGTTTGAAGTGTCCCTCGAAGGCGTGCCTCTGGCGGGAAACACGGATACCTCCATATTGCGCGAGGCTTGCGATCGCGCTGGAATCCCGGCGGATGTACTAGAGCCCCAGGTTGCTGCCATCCTTGAGGGCATGTGCCACAACGTAAGCGGCCGACGGAATGAGATGCATCCGGTCCTGATGCCGGGTGTCGAAAAAACGCTGAAGTATCTTGCCGATCGCGGCGCGACCCTGGGTGTGGCCACAGGGAACCTGGAGATGATTGGCTGGATCAAGGTGGAGCGGGCGGGAATTCGCGAATGGTTTCGTTTTGGAGGGTTCAGCGATCACTTTCCTGTTCGCTCGGAGCTGATCGGAAATGCGGCGGCAAAAGCTCGCGAATTAGCTGGTACGCATGCCAGCGTTTGTGTGGTGGGCGATACGCCGCGAGATATCGAAGCCGCGCATGCGAATGGGTTGCCGGTGATCGCGGTCGCGACTGGACACTTTACGTTTGACGAACTGCTGGAGCACAAGCCCGAGGTGTGTGCGACAACGCTTGCTGATTTGCTGGCAATGACGCAGGGCGCGGCATGA
- a CDS encoding phosphoribosylaminoimidazolesuccinocarboxamide synthase, with translation MTTLLKTDLGTIPLIGRGKVRDLYAVGDALLMVATDRISAFDHVLGTGIPGKGKILTQLSLFWFDLVRDIVPNHLIATEVKDFPAELHQYADQLEGRSMLVKRAQMFPVECVARGYIAGSGWKEYKASGTVCGVKLPAGLQDGSQLPEPMFTPSTKSQDGTHDENIPYTDVETVVGVDDAHELRRLTLAIYEKAGRHAKSKGLILADTKFEFGRTQDGIVLADEVLTPDSSRFWEASGWKPGGAQPSFDKQFVRDYLESIRWNKQAPAPSLPDDVAKRTLEKYLEAFRRLTGREIDVTV, from the coding sequence ATGACAACTCTTTTGAAGACAGATTTAGGCACGATTCCGCTGATCGGCCGAGGCAAAGTGCGTGATTTGTATGCGGTGGGCGATGCCCTGCTGATGGTCGCAACAGACCGCATTTCGGCTTTCGATCATGTTCTCGGCACTGGGATTCCGGGCAAAGGCAAGATCCTGACGCAGCTTTCGTTGTTTTGGTTTGATCTGGTGCGGGACATCGTGCCGAATCACCTGATCGCGACCGAAGTAAAGGATTTTCCGGCGGAGCTGCATCAGTATGCGGATCAGCTCGAGGGCCGATCGATGCTGGTGAAGCGCGCGCAGATGTTTCCAGTGGAATGCGTGGCGCGGGGATACATAGCGGGGTCGGGATGGAAAGAATACAAGGCCAGCGGAACAGTGTGCGGAGTCAAGTTGCCAGCGGGATTGCAGGATGGGTCGCAGTTGCCAGAGCCAATGTTTACTCCTTCGACCAAAAGTCAGGACGGAACGCATGATGAAAATATTCCGTACACAGACGTAGAGACGGTTGTGGGCGTGGATGATGCGCATGAGTTGCGGCGGCTGACGCTGGCGATTTATGAAAAAGCCGGAAGACATGCGAAATCGAAGGGGCTGATACTGGCGGACACCAAGTTTGAATTTGGCCGAACGCAGGATGGGATTGTCTTAGCCGATGAAGTGCTGACGCCGGACTCTTCGCGCTTCTGGGAAGCATCAGGGTGGAAGCCTGGCGGGGCGCAGCCAAGTTTTGACAAGCAGTTTGTGCGCGACTACCTGGAAAGCATTCGATGGAACAAGCAAGCTCCGGCACCGAGTCTTCCTGACGATGTGGCGAAGCGTACACTCGAGAAATATCTCGAAGCATTTCGCCGGTTGACCGGACGGGAAATTGATGTGACGGTCTAA